From Longimicrobium sp.:
CGCTAATGAGCCGCAGAAACCGCGCTGTAAAGCGCCCGATCATCCCGGATCCGGTCTACGGGAGCGACTCGGTAACGAAGTTCGTCAACACGCTGATGCGCGACGGGAAGAAGTCCACCGCCGAGGGGATCTTCTACGACGCCATGAAGGTTGTGGAAGAGCGCTCCGGGCAGCCGGGGGAGACGGTCTTCAAGACCGCGCTCAACAACGCCAAGCCGGTCCTGGAGGTGAAGAGCCGCCGCGTGGGCGGCGCCACCTACCAGGTGCCGGTGGAGGTGCGTCCGGAGCGGCGCACCGCCCTCGCCATGCGCTGGCTGGTGGGCTATGCCCGCGCCCGCGGCGAGAAGACGATGGCCGACCGCCTTGCCGCCGAGCTTCTGGCCGCGTCCCGCAACGAGGGCGCGACCATCAAGAAGAAGGACGACACGCACCGCATGGCGGATGCGAACAAGGCGTTCGCGCACTACCGCTGGTAGCCAACCGCTGGTCAACCAAAACGGTGTCAGAACCCGCGGCGGCGCGGTGGGCGGAACGCTCCGCTCCCGCGCCCCGCGCTTCTGCGTAACTGGATAAAACGAATCATGGCCCGCACCACGACGCTGGACAAATATCGCAACATCGGCATCATGGCCCACATCGATGCCGGCAAGACCACCACGACCGAGCGCATCCTGTACTACACGGGCCGCACGCACAAGATCGGCGAGGTGCACGAGGGTGCGGCCACCATGGACTGGATGGAGCAGGAGCAGGAGCGCGGCATCACCATCACGTCGGCCGCAACGACGTGCCAGTGGGAGCGCTTCGGCAACACGTACCGCATCAACATCATCGACACCCCGGGGCACGTGGACTTCACCGTGGAGGTGGAGCGCTCGCTCCGCGTGCTCGACGGCGCCGTCTGCGTGTTCGACGCGGTGGCCGGCGTGGAGCCGCAGTCGGAGACGGTGTGGCGCCAGGCGGACAAGTACGGCGTGCCGCGCATCTGCTTCGTCAACAAGATGGACCGCACCGGCGCCAACTTCGAGCGCTGCGTGTCCATGATCCGCGAGCGGCTGGGCGCCAAGCCGTACCCGGTGCACCTCCCCATCGGCGACGGCGAGGCCTTCGTGGGGATCATCGACGTGATCCGCCGCGTGGAGCTGCTGTACGACGACACCACCAAGGGGAAGGAGTGGCGTGAGGCCCCCGTCCGCGCCGAGATGCACGACGCCGTCGAGGCCG
This genomic window contains:
- the rpsG gene encoding 30S ribosomal protein S7, translated to MSRRNRAVKRPIIPDPVYGSDSVTKFVNTLMRDGKKSTAEGIFYDAMKVVEERSGQPGETVFKTALNNAKPVLEVKSRRVGGATYQVPVEVRPERRTALAMRWLVGYARARGEKTMADRLAAELLAASRNEGATIKKKDDTHRMADANKAFAHYRW